The Antarcticibacterium sp. 1MA-6-2 genome has a window encoding:
- a CDS encoding endonuclease/exonuclease/phosphatase family protein, with protein MIGKNFLSTILYIIISYLSIPQVAGQENNLYQIRTVAFYNVENIFDTVDDPLTFDEDRTPEGKDVWTEEKYRDKLKNISRVLSEIGADKAEIPPAIIGVCEIENYKVLEDLVNQPLLLSHNYDIVHYDSPDNRGVDVALLYQKSLFEPLHSRSHRLLIFDRDDQSKRVYTRDQLVVSGLLDGELLHVIVNHWPSRSGGEARSSYRREKAGELNKRIIDSLYRLDGNAKIITMGDFNDDPTNKSIKKILGTKASMENLNQGDLYNPMENMLKRGMGTLAFRDGWNLFDQIIISSPFLANDYSSYQFYRAGIFNPDYLLTPSGQFKGYPFRSYDYGGYTGGYSDHFPVYIYLIQKVTSKEKN; from the coding sequence ATGATTGGAAAAAATTTTCTGTCTACGATTTTATACATAATTATATCTTATTTATCCATTCCTCAGGTTGCGGGGCAGGAGAATAATTTATACCAGATAAGAACTGTAGCATTTTATAATGTTGAGAATATTTTTGACACCGTAGATGATCCTTTGACCTTTGATGAAGATCGCACTCCGGAAGGAAAAGACGTTTGGACGGAAGAAAAGTACAGAGACAAATTGAAGAATATTTCCCGGGTGCTTTCTGAAATTGGAGCAGACAAGGCAGAAATTCCTCCCGCCATTATAGGAGTTTGCGAAATCGAAAATTATAAAGTTTTAGAGGATTTAGTAAATCAACCTCTTTTGCTATCCCATAATTATGATATAGTGCATTATGATTCTCCTGATAACCGTGGTGTGGATGTGGCTTTGCTTTATCAAAAAAGCCTCTTTGAACCCTTACATTCCCGATCTCACAGGCTTCTGATTTTCGATCGCGACGATCAGTCAAAAAGAGTATATACGCGAGATCAATTAGTTGTAAGTGGCTTATTAGATGGAGAATTGCTACACGTAATCGTAAACCACTGGCCCTCCAGAAGTGGCGGTGAAGCGCGTAGTAGCTACAGGAGAGAAAAAGCAGGGGAACTCAATAAACGAATTATAGACTCTCTCTACCGATTAGACGGCAATGCAAAGATAATAACGATGGGAGATTTTAATGATGACCCCACCAACAAAAGCATTAAGAAAATCCTGGGAACAAAGGCCAGTATGGAAAATCTTAATCAAGGAGATCTATATAATCCTATGGAGAATATGCTGAAAAGGGGAATGGGTACTTTAGCTTTTAGAGATGGCTGGAATTTATTTGACCAGATCATCATTTCCTCACCTTTTCTTGCTAATGACTATTCTTCTTACCAATTTTACCGAGCAGGGATCTTTAATCCAGATTACCTTCTCACCCCCTCCGGTCAGTTTAAAGGATATCCGTTCAGAAGCTATGATTACGGTGGTTACACAGGGGGATATAGCGATCACTTTCCAGTTTACATTTACCTCATCCAGAAAGTAACTTCTAAAGAAAAGAACTAA
- a CDS encoding PAS domain-containing sensor histidine kinase has product MKLIKLSLRNRIFISMILLVLGASILIVGVTVYQYKQESEAYHKERLERKEQAIRENIKYVLQSTTHVVSTQNMPVILRERNKIYEISQVHDMQITIYDLNGRLLIQSNESFFRDTSNIQIDKPILQALENSPKKRYLKKSEINGQKFQSSYTYINDTQLKPLAILYLPYLQDDELLQKDLNDFLMKMGEVYLFMLILAILLSYFLSKYITKSLKLVSEKIVETRLDKRNQKIEVQNASEEIYTLVAAYNSMIDELEESAVKLATSEREQAWREMAKQVAHEIKNPLTPMRLSVQSFQRNFDPNDPKIMLKVEEYSNTLIQQIDTMSAIASAFSNFAKMPAQQNETLNVPKIVKLALDIFNENYIVFSSEKEEILAKFDRTQLIRVVTNLVKNATQALQDVPDPKILVRVEDQGEMVSITVSDNGVGISEENKEKVFEPKFTTKSSGMGLGLAMVKNLVETYGGSISFTSKRNKGTIFTVKFPK; this is encoded by the coding sequence ATGAAGCTTATTAAACTTTCCCTTAGAAACAGAATTTTTATCTCAATGATACTCCTGGTGTTGGGTGCTTCTATTTTGATTGTGGGGGTTACAGTTTATCAGTACAAACAGGAGTCCGAAGCTTACCACAAGGAACGGCTTGAGAGGAAAGAGCAGGCGATTCGTGAAAATATTAAGTATGTGCTTCAAAGTACCACGCACGTAGTCTCAACTCAAAACATGCCTGTAATCCTAAGAGAGCGAAACAAGATCTATGAGATTTCCCAGGTGCATGATATGCAAATCACAATTTACGATCTCAATGGGAGATTGCTTATTCAGTCTAATGAATCCTTCTTTAGAGACACCAGTAACATTCAGATAGACAAGCCCATTCTTCAGGCGCTTGAGAATTCTCCCAAAAAGAGGTATTTAAAGAAGTCAGAAATAAATGGACAGAAGTTTCAGTCTTCCTATACTTATATAAACGATACCCAATTAAAACCTTTGGCAATTCTTTATCTGCCCTATCTACAGGATGACGAATTACTTCAGAAGGACCTTAATGACTTCTTAATGAAAATGGGGGAGGTATACCTTTTTATGCTCATTCTGGCGATTTTGCTTTCCTATTTCCTTTCTAAATATATAACCAAATCACTAAAGTTGGTTTCAGAAAAGATTGTGGAGACCAGGCTCGATAAAAGAAATCAAAAAATTGAAGTTCAAAACGCTTCCGAAGAGATTTATACTTTGGTGGCGGCTTATAACAGTATGATCGATGAACTGGAAGAGAGTGCTGTGAAACTGGCTACAAGTGAGAGGGAGCAAGCCTGGAGGGAGATGGCAAAACAGGTGGCACACGAGATCAAAAATCCGCTAACTCCTATGAGATTAAGTGTACAAAGTTTCCAGCGAAACTTTGATCCAAATGATCCAAAGATTATGCTGAAGGTTGAAGAATACAGTAATACGCTTATTCAACAAATTGACACGATGAGTGCCATTGCTTCTGCTTTTTCTAATTTTGCTAAAATGCCTGCCCAGCAAAATGAAACTCTTAATGTACCTAAAATTGTAAAGTTGGCCCTTGATATTTTTAATGAAAACTACATTGTATTTTCTTCTGAAAAAGAGGAAATTCTGGCCAAGTTTGACCGTACTCAACTTATTCGGGTCGTGACAAACCTGGTGAAAAATGCTACGCAGGCTCTACAGGATGTACCTGATCCAAAAATTTTAGTGAGAGTAGAAGATCAGGGGGAGATGGTGAGCATTACGGTGTCCGACAACGGAGTTGGAATTTCTGAAGAAAATAAAGAAAAGGTTTTTGAACCTAAGTTTACCACAAAATCCAGCGGGATGGGCCTTGGACTGGCAATGGTGAAAAACCTTGTAGAGACCTATGGCGGGAGCATAAGCTTTACTTCAAAAAGAAATAAAGGCACTATCTTTACAGTTAAGTTCCCAAAATAA
- a CDS encoding CopD family protein, with protein MQEYYLYLKALHLIFVVTWFAGLFYIPRLFVYHIEAAEKPEPEASILTKQLKLMTRRLWYIITWPSAILASLFAFALLAIIPSFLGQDWMLVKLGFVLLLYIYHYKCHLIFKAFQEDRINWTSNGMRLFNEGSTIILFAVIFLVILRNAVDWIYGVIGIILLSVILMLGFKMYKRIRDKNPEA; from the coding sequence GTGCAGGAATACTATTTATATTTAAAAGCTTTACACCTCATCTTTGTTGTAACCTGGTTTGCCGGGCTTTTTTATATTCCCAGGTTATTTGTTTATCATATTGAGGCCGCCGAAAAACCAGAGCCTGAAGCTTCTATTCTTACAAAGCAGTTAAAATTAATGACCCGGAGGTTGTGGTATATTATCACCTGGCCCTCTGCAATTCTCGCCAGCCTCTTTGCTTTTGCACTTCTAGCAATAATTCCGTCATTTCTTGGACAGGACTGGATGCTCGTAAAACTCGGTTTTGTATTGCTGCTTTATATCTATCATTACAAATGTCATCTAATATTTAAAGCTTTTCAGGAAGACAGGATAAACTGGACCTCCAATGGGATGAGGCTATTCAATGAAGGTTCCACCATAATTCTGTTTGCTGTTATTTTCCTGGTGATCCTTCGAAATGCGGTAGACTGGATCTATGGTGTCATAGGTATTATTCTGCTCTCTGTTATCCTTATGTTAGGATTTAAGATGTACAAAAGAATCCGGGATAAAAATCCGGAAGCCTAA
- a CDS encoding MATE family efflux transporter, with product MAIGIGGSSIISRALGGGDKKKALKTFGNQISLTLLFTFTMVFLGLLFVDSLIPTFGGKGDIFEPAKVYYTIVLYGVPLLALCMMGNSVIRAEGKPKFAMTAMIIPSVGNLVLDYILINHLDMGMYGAAWATTISYFLCLVYVIWFFYSENSELKINWSHLGFNWPILKETSSLGFVTLARQAVVSITYLLMNNILYDLGGEDSVTVYAIIGRMLMFALFPVLGVTQGFLPIAGYNYGAENWQRVRKSINTAVLYASILGFVVFVLIMIFSEEIVAVFTDNPVVNSATPEAMRWVFAATPIVALQLIGSAYFQSIGKAVPALLLTLSRQGFIFIPLVLILPHYFGEIGVWIAFPIADVLSTIITGYFLNREIRLKLKPATAENLP from the coding sequence ATGGCAATTGGCATTGGTGGATCATCAATTATTTCCCGTGCCCTGGGAGGCGGAGATAAGAAAAAGGCTCTTAAGACTTTCGGTAATCAAATTTCCCTTACACTTCTTTTCACTTTTACGATGGTATTCCTGGGTCTGCTTTTCGTGGATTCGTTAATCCCGACCTTCGGGGGAAAAGGAGATATCTTTGAACCTGCTAAAGTTTATTACACTATAGTTCTCTATGGAGTTCCCCTACTCGCTCTTTGCATGATGGGTAATAGTGTAATAAGGGCAGAAGGAAAGCCAAAATTCGCCATGACCGCGATGATTATTCCTTCTGTAGGTAATCTTGTGCTGGATTATATTCTTATTAATCATTTAGATATGGGAATGTATGGTGCGGCATGGGCGACTACAATATCCTATTTTCTTTGCCTGGTGTATGTCATCTGGTTCTTTTATTCTGAAAATTCTGAATTAAAGATAAACTGGTCCCACCTTGGCTTCAATTGGCCCATTCTAAAAGAGACTTCCTCCCTTGGATTTGTTACTCTTGCAAGGCAGGCTGTAGTAAGTATTACCTACTTACTAATGAACAATATTCTATATGATCTGGGAGGTGAAGATTCTGTTACAGTTTATGCAATTATTGGACGAATGTTAATGTTTGCGCTTTTCCCTGTATTGGGCGTCACACAAGGTTTTTTACCTATTGCGGGATATAATTACGGTGCAGAGAATTGGCAGCGAGTAAGGAAAAGCATAAATACGGCAGTCCTTTATGCAAGTATTCTTGGTTTTGTAGTTTTTGTGTTAATCATGATCTTTTCTGAAGAAATTGTAGCAGTTTTTACTGATAATCCTGTGGTAAACTCAGCCACTCCCGAAGCTATGAGATGGGTGTTTGCTGCAACACCCATTGTGGCACTACAATTAATAGGATCGGCATATTTTCAGTCTATAGGAAAAGCGGTTCCCGCACTATTGCTAACGCTTTCAAGGCAGGGCTTCATTTTTATTCCGCTTGTTTTGATCCTGCCGCATTATTTTGGTGAAATTGGGGTCTGGATTGCATTTCCTATTGCTGATGTTCTTTCGACAATAATAACGGGTTATTTCCTGAACCGTGAGATCAGGCTGAAGTTAAAGCCCGCAACAGCAGAGAATTTACCCTGA
- a CDS encoding IS110 family transposase, translating to MNTVQFCVGIDVSKDSLECSYGLYSEFGELQFSKVQKFTNDLKGFKKLLEWLKKKKDPAEIFFVMEATGVYYENLAYWLQERDFYLSVVLPNKVNYFAKSHNIKTKTDSVDAKLLCRMGLERKLDHWEIPSLQMRTLKILTRDYRSLKAKLTMTKNQLHAKDNSHKCPPTVGKRLKQQIQLLEKQISQVESEIKLVVRKDSILDERIRKMETIPGVGFMTIACILGETNAFALVRNSKQLVSYCGFDIQHRQSGLYAGKTTISKKGNSFIRSALYMPALSSLQHNPNLKIFYNRLSEKKSIKKIAVTAVARKLLVLIYTIWKNGSEYNPDYLFSD from the coding sequence ATGAATACAGTACAATTTTGTGTGGGAATTGATGTATCAAAAGATTCCCTTGAATGCTCCTATGGTTTGTATTCCGAATTCGGTGAATTACAATTTTCTAAGGTGCAGAAGTTTACAAATGACCTTAAAGGTTTTAAAAAACTACTGGAATGGTTGAAGAAGAAAAAAGATCCTGCAGAAATTTTTTTTGTGATGGAAGCCACTGGTGTCTATTATGAAAATTTGGCTTATTGGCTTCAAGAGAGGGATTTTTACTTATCGGTAGTACTTCCCAACAAAGTAAACTACTTTGCCAAGAGCCATAACATAAAGACAAAGACCGATAGTGTGGATGCTAAGCTTTTGTGCAGGATGGGCTTGGAAAGGAAATTGGATCATTGGGAAATTCCCTCCCTTCAAATGAGAACTTTAAAGATCCTAACAAGGGATTACCGTAGCCTTAAGGCCAAACTTACTATGACCAAAAATCAACTGCATGCAAAGGACAATTCTCATAAATGTCCCCCCACAGTTGGTAAGAGACTTAAACAACAAATCCAATTACTGGAAAAGCAGATTTCACAGGTGGAATCTGAGATCAAGCTAGTTGTTAGAAAAGATAGCATTCTGGACGAACGGATCAGAAAGATGGAGACCATACCAGGAGTAGGGTTCATGACCATCGCTTGTATTTTGGGCGAGACGAATGCTTTTGCGCTCGTACGCAATTCCAAACAATTGGTAAGCTATTGTGGATTTGACATACAGCATCGGCAGTCAGGTCTTTACGCTGGAAAGACGACCATAAGTAAAAAGGGGAACAGTTTTATAAGATCTGCACTCTATATGCCCGCATTATCTTCCCTACAACATAATCCAAACCTGAAAATATTCTATAATCGCTTGTCAGAGAAGAAATCCATAAAAAAGATTGCAGTGACTGCAGTGGCAAGAAAACTACTAGTGCTTATCTATACGATTTGGAAAAATGGATCAGAGTATAATCCAGATTATTTATTTTCAGATTAG
- the hemH gene encoding ferrochelatase: MSKGVLLVNLGSPDSTDPKDVKKYLDEFLMDERVIDVPLWARNLLVRGIILNTRPKKSAEAYQKIWWDEGSPLIVLSKRLREKIDKFTSIPVSLAMRYGKPNIKSGLQELHDKGVDKVLIFPLYPQFAMATTETILVLAEKLRKEFFPQMSFTSVPAFYNHPDYIRVLANSIEEKLKGVDFQHLLFSYHGVPERHIRKSDITKSHCQIDGNCCKTPSAAHQFCYRHQCYETTRLVAEYLELKQNSYSVSFQSRLGFDPWLQPYTDRTIERFGKQGMKKLAIVTPAFVSDCLETLEEIAMEGEEIFHEVGGEKFTVVPCLNDRDDWSKVLARWIDEWAFSNPVEA; encoded by the coding sequence ATGAGTAAAGGTGTGTTGTTGGTTAACCTTGGATCTCCCGATAGTACAGATCCTAAGGATGTGAAAAAATACCTCGACGAATTTTTGATGGATGAGAGGGTAATAGATGTGCCGTTATGGGCGAGAAATTTATTGGTGAGAGGCATAATCCTAAACACCCGTCCTAAAAAATCTGCTGAAGCTTACCAAAAGATCTGGTGGGATGAAGGATCTCCGTTGATAGTTTTATCAAAAAGGCTTCGGGAGAAAATAGACAAATTCACCTCTATTCCTGTTTCGCTGGCTATGCGGTATGGAAAACCAAATATAAAATCCGGTCTTCAGGAGTTGCACGATAAGGGAGTAGATAAAGTTCTTATTTTTCCGCTTTATCCGCAGTTTGCAATGGCAACAACCGAAACTATACTTGTACTTGCAGAAAAACTACGAAAGGAATTTTTTCCTCAAATGAGCTTTACTTCTGTTCCGGCTTTTTACAATCATCCCGACTACATCAGGGTACTGGCGAACAGTATTGAAGAGAAATTGAAAGGAGTCGATTTTCAGCATTTGCTATTCTCTTACCACGGCGTCCCGGAGAGACACATAAGGAAAAGCGATATCACTAAATCTCATTGTCAAATTGATGGCAACTGCTGTAAGACACCTTCGGCCGCACATCAATTTTGCTACAGGCATCAATGTTATGAAACTACACGCCTGGTAGCCGAATATCTGGAATTAAAGCAGAATTCTTACAGCGTTTCCTTTCAATCAAGATTAGGATTTGATCCATGGTTACAACCTTATACAGACAGGACTATAGAACGTTTTGGAAAACAGGGCATGAAAAAGCTGGCCATAGTTACCCCTGCATTTGTAAGTGATTGCCTTGAGACTCTTGAAGAAATTGCTATGGAAGGAGAGGAGATTTTCCACGAAGTGGGAGGTGAGAAATTTACGGTCGTGCCGTGTTTGAATGACAGGGATGACTGGTCTAAAGTTCTTGCTCGATGGATTGATGAATGGGCTTTCTCCAATCCCGTAGAGGCATAA
- a CDS encoding ThuA domain-containing protein, which produces MKTILNFLMCCFLFAILPIQAQDQQVLVFHKTVGFWHESIPAGYQAIQDLGEDNGFAVVVTDKADTFNEEELETFDLVIFLNTTGNVLDEKQQEAFKNYINEGGNFFGIHAAADTEYDWEWYGQLVGAYFNGHPENQWAEVNVVMSEHPTVKHLPHTWRRHDEWYNYKNINPEMQVLMKLDESTYKGGTNGDDHPIAWYKELEGGGKTIYT; this is translated from the coding sequence ATGAAGACAATTCTAAATTTCCTGATGTGTTGCTTTCTTTTTGCAATTCTCCCAATACAGGCTCAGGATCAACAAGTTCTCGTTTTTCATAAAACAGTTGGTTTCTGGCACGAATCCATTCCTGCAGGCTACCAGGCTATACAGGATCTTGGAGAAGACAATGGATTCGCCGTTGTTGTTACAGATAAAGCCGACACTTTCAATGAAGAGGAACTGGAGACTTTTGACCTGGTTATTTTTCTAAATACTACGGGGAATGTATTGGATGAAAAACAGCAAGAGGCGTTTAAGAATTACATAAATGAAGGAGGTAATTTCTTTGGAATACACGCTGCCGCTGATACTGAGTATGATTGGGAATGGTATGGACAGCTGGTTGGGGCCTATTTTAATGGCCATCCCGAAAATCAATGGGCAGAGGTAAATGTGGTAATGTCGGAGCATCCTACTGTAAAACACCTGCCACACACCTGGAGAAGGCATGATGAATGGTATAACTACAAAAATATCAATCCTGAAATGCAGGTTTTAATGAAGCTGGATGAGTCTACCTATAAAGGAGGCACGAATGGTGATGACCATCCTATAGCGTGGTATAAAGAACTTGAAGGAGGGGGAAAAACCATCTATACCTAA
- a CDS encoding AraC family transcriptional regulator, whose translation MKTKEENIAGRFVDETKIEDGFYILKFQNDTQDPQFSSRAIDSSYIQFHFSVKGRSKFLYNNGSYSVPLEEDRSLLLYNPKQDLPLNVELKLASWLISLVVSIEKFHSLFSQEAKYIPFLSLESKDKKYYQDGNISPSMAIVLNQLMNFNLMPTIKSLYFKAKAYELLSLQFNRTGDADVEQCPFLSDEENILKIRKAKDIVINRMAEPPGLQELSEEIGLSLKKLKEGFKQIYGDSVYSFLFDYKMEYARQLLDSGEYNVNEVGLKVGYSTSSHFIASFRKKFGTTPKKYIMSLHPTT comes from the coding sequence ATGAAAACGAAAGAAGAAAATATCGCTGGAAGGTTTGTTGATGAAACAAAAATTGAAGATGGTTTTTACATTCTCAAATTTCAAAACGACACTCAGGACCCTCAATTTAGCTCCCGCGCAATAGATAGTTCTTACATTCAATTTCATTTTAGTGTAAAGGGGCGAAGTAAATTTCTTTATAATAACGGTAGCTATAGCGTACCATTGGAGGAGGATCGCTCATTGCTTTTATATAATCCCAAACAGGATCTTCCACTTAATGTGGAGCTAAAACTAGCTTCCTGGCTTATCTCTCTTGTCGTTTCCATAGAAAAGTTTCATTCTCTTTTTTCACAGGAAGCGAAATATATTCCATTCTTAAGTCTGGAGAGCAAGGACAAAAAGTATTATCAGGATGGGAATATTTCACCCTCGATGGCTATTGTTCTTAATCAGTTGATGAACTTCAACCTCATGCCTACTATTAAATCTTTATATTTTAAAGCAAAAGCATATGAGCTTTTGAGTTTACAGTTCAACAGGACAGGTGATGCCGATGTTGAACAATGTCCTTTCCTGAGTGATGAGGAAAATATTCTGAAAATAAGGAAAGCAAAAGATATTGTCATCAACCGGATGGCTGAACCACCTGGACTTCAGGAGCTATCAGAGGAAATTGGATTAAGCCTTAAAAAACTAAAAGAAGGTTTTAAGCAAATATATGGCGACTCGGTTTACAGCTTTTTATTTGACTATAAAATGGAATATGCAAGACAGCTTCTGGATAGTGGGGAGTATAATGTAAATGAAGTTGGGCTTAAAGTAGGATACAGCACTTCCAGCCACTTTATTGCTTCCTTCAGAAAAAAATTCGGGACTACTCCCAAAAAATATATAATGTCATTACATCCCACAACTTAA
- a CDS encoding uroporphyrinogen-III synthase has translation MSTVLSTKKLTPSQKQLLLNSGLGFVEYDAIIIDILNFTAEINPGDNLIITSKNAVKALLKKKSPDELTDVKFFCVGEKTSELLESRGFGISEMANYGVDLAHIIISNYSKSSFTYLCGSIRRDELPLILKDHQVDLKEVEVYSTSLNLQKFQQKFEAVLFFSPSGVESFCFSSELKNTTAICIGNTTASEAEKHTKSILIATKPTVENVIVQAAKFFGKTALGGKVENI, from the coding sequence ATGTCTACTGTACTTTCTACAAAGAAATTAACTCCTTCCCAAAAGCAACTTTTGCTAAACAGCGGTCTGGGATTTGTAGAATATGATGCTATAATAATAGATATTTTGAATTTTACTGCAGAAATAAATCCCGGAGATAACCTCATCATTACCAGTAAAAATGCAGTCAAGGCTCTTCTAAAGAAAAAATCTCCTGATGAGCTTACCGACGTGAAATTCTTTTGCGTGGGAGAAAAAACGTCAGAATTGTTAGAAAGCAGAGGGTTTGGAATTTCTGAAATGGCTAACTACGGGGTAGATCTTGCCCACATTATTATCTCTAATTACAGCAAAAGCTCTTTTACCTATCTCTGCGGAAGTATAAGAAGGGATGAACTTCCTCTCATCCTGAAGGATCATCAGGTGGATCTTAAGGAAGTAGAAGTATATTCAACTTCTCTAAATCTGCAGAAATTTCAGCAGAAATTTGAGGCCGTACTATTTTTCAGCCCCAGCGGAGTTGAAAGTTTTTGTTTTTCAAGTGAACTTAAAAATACTACCGCAATCTGTATAGGAAACACCACAGCTTCAGAAGCAGAAAAACACACAAAAAGTATTTTAATAGCTACCAAACCTACCGTTGAAAACGTAATTGTTCAGGCCGCAAAATTCTTCGGAAAAACTGCTTTAGGCGGTAAGGTTGAAAATATATGA
- the hemE gene encoding uroporphyrinogen decarboxylase, translating to MIKNDLFLKALKGETVERPLVWMMRQAGRYLPDFMKLKDKYDFFTRCRTPELATEITVMPIHQVGPDAAILFSDILVVPQAMNIEVLMKPGLGPFLPNPVRTSNDVEKVIVPNVDETLGYVLEAIKMTKKELNDEVPLIGFAGSPWTILCYAVQGQGSKNFDIAKKFCFTNPKAAHELLQKITDTTIAYLKAKVAAGVDAVQVFDSWGGMLSPTDYHIFSWQYIQQIIDALKDDIPVIAFGKGCWFAYREMAQSGASALGVDWTCSARNARYLTGGDITLQGNFDPARLYSPPSEIRKMVHQMIDEFGKDRYIVNLGHGILPDIPVENARAFVDAVKEYSSPDKWRSGPGLEALVFGNCSGCREFFF from the coding sequence ATGATAAAAAATGATCTATTCCTAAAAGCATTAAAAGGAGAAACTGTAGAACGTCCACTAGTTTGGATGATGCGCCAGGCCGGAAGATATTTGCCGGATTTCATGAAATTGAAGGATAAATACGACTTCTTCACCCGTTGTCGCACTCCTGAACTGGCAACCGAAATTACCGTAATGCCAATTCACCAGGTAGGACCTGATGCAGCTATTTTATTCAGCGATATTCTGGTAGTGCCACAGGCAATGAATATTGAAGTTTTAATGAAGCCGGGACTGGGCCCTTTTCTTCCTAATCCTGTACGTACCTCAAATGATGTAGAAAAAGTTATTGTTCCCAATGTTGATGAAACATTAGGTTATGTTCTGGAAGCAATTAAAATGACGAAGAAAGAACTTAATGATGAGGTTCCTTTAATTGGCTTTGCGGGATCTCCGTGGACAATTTTATGTTACGCTGTACAGGGACAGGGTTCTAAAAATTTTGACATCGCTAAGAAATTCTGTTTTACAAATCCTAAAGCAGCTCACGAACTTCTTCAGAAAATAACAGATACCACTATAGCATATTTAAAAGCAAAAGTAGCTGCCGGAGTAGACGCTGTACAGGTTTTTGATTCCTGGGGCGGAATGCTTTCCCCTACAGATTATCACATATTCTCGTGGCAATATATTCAGCAGATCATTGATGCATTAAAAGATGACATTCCTGTAATTGCTTTTGGGAAAGGCTGCTGGTTTGCCTACCGGGAAATGGCACAATCTGGAGCTTCGGCATTAGGAGTAGACTGGACTTGTTCTGCAAGAAATGCACGATACTTAACTGGAGGGGACATTACTCTACAGGGGAATTTTGATCCTGCCAGGTTGTATTCTCCACCTTCAGAAATAAGAAAAATGGTGCATCAAATGATAGATGAGTTTGGTAAGGATCGTTACATAGTAAACCTTGGCCACGGAATTTTACCCGACATTCCTGTAGAAAACGCCAGAGCCTTTGTTGACGCAGTGAAGGAATACTCAAGCCCCGATAAATGGCGATCGGGTCCGGGCTTAGAAGCCTTAGTTTTCGGCAATTGTTCAGGCTGTCGGGAATTTTTCTTCTAA
- a CDS encoding DUF6973 domain-containing protein — MFRLSGIFLLKPRYLIPSYKTTKETIVLCNNLFGYQHHSNNRTNAFRHALWNFKLCQRCLKTAGSSEKSAVWAKTITDLHEELLPNDELCNQMDLHNNRIGRDLFRKFSEINFDVISHLMQMMETAEKVENIKQVKEAGSKLIFTEN; from the coding sequence TTGTTCAGGCTGTCGGGAATTTTTCTTCTAAAACCTCGTTACCTTATTCCCTCCTATAAAACCACAAAGGAAACAATTGTTCTTTGTAATAACCTTTTCGGTTATCAACATCATAGCAACAACAGGACTAACGCATTTCGCCACGCGCTCTGGAATTTTAAATTATGCCAGAGATGTTTAAAAACCGCAGGTTCTTCTGAAAAATCAGCTGTCTGGGCAAAAACTATAACCGATTTACACGAAGAACTTTTGCCGAATGACGAGCTTTGTAATCAAATGGATCTTCACAATAATAGAATAGGTCGGGATCTGTTCAGAAAATTTTCGGAAATTAATTTTGACGTTATTTCCCATCTCATGCAAATGATGGAAACTGCAGAAAAGGTCGAAAATATAAAACAAGTAAAAGAAGCTGGTTCTAAACTAATATTCACCGAAAACTGA